A region of Natribaculum luteum DNA encodes the following proteins:
- a CDS encoding replication factor A (Replication protein A protects and stabilize the intermediate ssDNA that is generated by the unwinding action of a DNA helicase at the replication fork. In addition, SSBs prevent the formation of secondary structures by single-stranded template DNA.), translated as MSDVRQHAEDIHEQFSDHLDVDVEDVEGRLTTLVDEYKVPIDEARRSVTNHYLDEAGLERDDLAGSASQEASVEDVDEPEQWIDLTAKVIELWEPRSDSIAQVGLLGDPTGTIKFTKWAKSDLPTLEEGGVYRLRNVVTDEYQGRYSVKLNSTTVIEELDEDLEVGNDTSEVEGALVDMQSGSGLIKRCPHEGCTRVLQNGRCSEHGEVEGEFDLRIKGVVDDGIDAHEVIFDKEATEALTGISLEEAKEMAMDALDTTVVADEIAEKILGTYYRVEGPTFGRYVLADEVEELDGPVDGEELLIKARSM; from the coding sequence ATGAGCGACGTACGACAGCACGCGGAAGACATACACGAGCAGTTTTCGGACCACCTCGACGTCGACGTCGAGGACGTCGAAGGACGACTGACGACGCTCGTCGACGAGTACAAAGTACCGATCGACGAGGCGCGACGCAGCGTCACCAACCACTACCTCGACGAGGCGGGCTTAGAGCGCGACGACCTCGCCGGCAGCGCCAGCCAGGAGGCCAGCGTCGAGGACGTGGACGAACCCGAACAGTGGATCGACCTCACCGCGAAGGTGATCGAACTCTGGGAACCCCGTAGCGACTCTATCGCACAGGTCGGCCTGCTGGGCGACCCCACGGGCACGATCAAGTTCACCAAGTGGGCCAAATCGGACCTGCCCACGCTCGAGGAAGGTGGCGTCTACCGGCTTCGCAACGTCGTCACCGACGAGTACCAGGGCCGGTACTCGGTCAAACTCAACTCGACGACGGTGATCGAGGAACTCGACGAGGACCTCGAGGTCGGCAACGACACGAGCGAGGTCGAGGGCGCACTCGTCGACATGCAAAGCGGGAGCGGCCTGATCAAACGCTGTCCCCACGAGGGCTGTACTCGCGTCCTCCAGAACGGGCGCTGTAGCGAACACGGCGAGGTCGAAGGCGAGTTCGACCTCCGGATCAAAGGCGTCGTCGACGACGGCATCGACGCACACGAGGTCATCTTCGACAAGGAGGCCACCGAGGCGCTGACCGGGATCAGCCTCGAGGAAGCCAAGGAGATGGCGATGGACGCGCTGGATACGACCGTCGTCGCAGACGAGATCGCCGAGAAGATCCTCGGAACGTACTACCGTGTCGAGGGCCCGACGTTCGGCCGCTACGTCCTGGCGGACGAGGTCGAGGAACTCGACGGGCCAGTCGACGGGGAAGAACTGCTGATCAAAGCGAGGTCGATGTGA
- a CDS encoding DUF7091 family protein — protein MADRRRLERFLRSKLREAGQQYEEFRRSSDGQLEEAREAYQVARNARGLPTDDAGRAKIVCRRYAERRAAKLDEEFRPACYEAGHPDCEGCVEDVHEGRIETW, from the coding sequence ATGGCGGATCGTCGTCGACTCGAGCGCTTTCTCCGTTCGAAACTTCGGGAGGCAGGCCAGCAGTACGAGGAGTTTCGCAGATCGTCCGACGGACAACTCGAGGAGGCCCGCGAGGCGTACCAGGTCGCCCGAAACGCCCGTGGGCTGCCGACCGACGACGCGGGGCGTGCGAAGATCGTCTGTCGCCGGTACGCCGAACGGCGGGCGGCGAAACTCGACGAGGAGTTCCGTCCGGCGTGTTACGAGGCGGGCCACCCCGACTGTGAGGGCTGCGTCGAGGACGTCCACGAGGGACGGATCGAGACGTGGTGA
- a CDS encoding sulfite oxidase codes for MATDQSRASRHDEIEAILERKGGVRETRDEEDKYTVVGAASRRTYANWLTPVEEHFVCHRNDIPDAEADSWTVSLAGGLEGEYTLAELKDEFPTVAVAHTMECAGNGRGQHRPETGSVQWGYEAAGTAVWTGTPIRSVVRDQLDSAVDDAWLTAVGGDPSDGEDVFARSIPLSKAVDDCILAYEMNGQPLPPEHGFPVRVIVPGWYGVNSVKWVDELRLMDTMVVENSLDRPGEHAYWQQEAYRLHPADVEPESNETVETVDTWDQFEAGEPEHPYTFDQTVMSVIGAPDGESPVFVSDDETVEITGVAWAGDDDVTQVEVSTDGGDTWDAAELFGPDYAGAWRLFRYDWEATPGTHVLASRATDERGRRQPMRISNPDAWRDALEDDEFPWNEGGYAANAVEPNAVEVDVESP; via the coding sequence ATGGCCACAGACCAGTCTCGAGCGAGCCGCCACGACGAGATCGAGGCGATCCTCGAGCGAAAGGGCGGCGTCCGAGAGACGCGAGACGAGGAAGACAAGTACACCGTCGTCGGCGCGGCCAGCAGGCGGACCTACGCCAACTGGCTGACGCCCGTCGAAGAACACTTCGTCTGCCATCGCAACGACATCCCCGACGCCGAGGCTGACTCGTGGACCGTCTCGTTGGCCGGGGGACTCGAGGGCGAGTACACGCTGGCGGAACTCAAAGACGAGTTCCCGACGGTCGCGGTCGCACACACGATGGAGTGTGCCGGCAACGGTCGCGGACAGCACCGCCCGGAGACAGGGAGCGTCCAGTGGGGCTACGAGGCCGCCGGAACGGCCGTCTGGACGGGGACGCCGATCAGATCCGTGGTGCGCGACCAGCTAGATAGCGCAGTCGACGACGCGTGGCTCACGGCCGTCGGCGGCGATCCGTCGGACGGCGAGGACGTCTTCGCGCGGTCGATCCCGCTCTCGAAGGCCGTCGACGACTGCATCCTCGCCTACGAGATGAACGGCCAGCCGCTGCCGCCCGAACACGGGTTCCCTGTTCGAGTGATCGTCCCCGGGTGGTACGGCGTAAACAGCGTCAAGTGGGTCGATGAGCTGCGGCTCATGGACACGATGGTCGTCGAAAACTCGCTCGATCGACCCGGCGAACACGCCTACTGGCAGCAGGAAGCCTACCGGCTCCACCCCGCCGACGTCGAACCCGAGTCGAACGAGACCGTCGAGACGGTCGACACGTGGGACCAATTCGAGGCTGGCGAACCGGAACACCCGTACACGTTCGATCAGACCGTGATGTCCGTCATCGGAGCGCCCGACGGCGAGTCGCCCGTCTTCGTTTCCGACGACGAGACGGTCGAGATTACGGGCGTGGCGTGGGCCGGCGACGACGACGTCACGCAGGTCGAGGTGTCGACCGACGGCGGCGACACCTGGGACGCTGCGGAGCTGTTCGGTCCCGACTACGCGGGCGCGTGGCGTCTGTTTCGCTACGACTGGGAGGCGACGCCGGGAACGCACGTCCTCGCGTCGCGTGCGACCGACGAACGGGGCCGGCGACAGCCGATGCGAATCTCGAACCCCGACGCGTGGCGGGACGCGCTCGAGGACGACGAGTTCCCCTGGAACGAGGGCGGCTACGCCGCGAACGCGGTCGAACCGAACGCCGTCGAAGTCGACGTCGAGTCGCCGTAG